In a single window of the Tetrapisispora phaffii CBS 4417 chromosome 11, complete genome genome:
- the ECT1 gene encoding ethanolamine-phosphate cytidylyltransferase (similar to Saccharomyces cerevisiae MUQ1 (YGR007W); ancestral locus Anc_4.145), with translation MVELDDNKVWIDGCFDFTHHGHAGAILQARQTIDLSQDVGKLYCGVHNDEDIAYNKGTKPVMNENERYAHTRSNRWCDYVIENAPYVTEAEWLDKYGCRYVVHGDDITLAADGSDCYQKMKDIDRFRVVKRTPSVSTTEIIHRMLSEKYKIETINFNDLPSIDEYNMYCKGYDGESIHCNIYENHFKNFIIKRSNVGDTGCSLKTILIEGDFDLFHIGHIEQLQRIKEDIFEEPIELVVSIKLADDNVNNIMTKKERILSVLACKYVDGIILNAQHDEISKDVYKKFQLDSDVLKNHNKNKFQYLNKQVIIDRILSRRNDYIARNKKKGMEIS, from the coding sequence ATGGTTGAATTGGATGATAACAAAGTATGGATCGATGGGTGTTTTGATTTCACTCATCATGGTCATGCAGGAGCGATTCTTCAAGCTAGACaaacaattgatttatcaCAAGACGTTGGAAAACTATATTGTGGTGTCCATAACGATGAGGACATTGCATATAATAAAGGTACAAAGCCAGTTATGAATGAGAATGAAAGATATGCACACACGCGTAGTAATAGATGGTGTGATTATGTGATTGAAAATGCACCATACGTGACAGAAGCTGAATGGTTAGATAAGTATGGTTGCAGATATGTTGTGCATGGAGATGACATTACACTAGCTGCTGATGGTAGTGATtgttatcaaaaaatgaaagatATTGATAGATTTAGAGTAGTCAAGAGAACTCCCAGTGTTAGCACTACTGAAATTATTCATAGAATGTTAAGTGAGAAGTATAAGATTGAAACaatcaatttcaatgatTTACCAAGCATAGATGAATACAATATGTATTGTAAAGGATATGATGGCGAGAGTATTCATTGTAATATTTATGAGAATCATTTCAagaatttcattattaaacgATCTAATGTTGGCGATACTGGTTGTTCATTGAAAACCATTTTAATTGAAGGcgattttgatttatttcatATTGGACATATTGAGCAATTACAAAGAATCAAAGAAGATATTTTCGAGGAGCCAATTGAATTAGTTGTAAGTATTAAACTTGCTGATGataatgttaataatatcatgACGAAAAAAGAGAGAATATTAAGCGTGTTGGCATGTAAATATGTGGATGgtataatattaaatgcCCAACATGATGAAATAAGCAAGGACGTTTATAAGAAATTCCAGTTGGATAGTGATGTACTAAAGAACcataataagaataaatttcaatatcttaATAAGCAAGTAATTATTGATAGAATCTTATCCCGGCGAAACGATTACATTGCAAGAAATAAGAAGAAAGGTATGGAGATCTCTTAA
- the PRP18 gene encoding mRNA splicing protein PRP18 (similar to Saccharomyces cerevisiae PRP18 (YGR006W); ancestral locus Anc_4.143), protein MNFDIGSFLQKEIQKKQAEINNSNHTGDEVKVDTSTATNKSSKQESIIEGKPTEYKDELTLINAETRIASLEKIERLETRSKRVKEIIENESKDSDCNISIEDILDGSCSDLPTLARKSNIYIHKLLTEWMDSEYDPELLLETKKNIFPLLVTLRKYDMNSKMDENMLLSITTILYHLQQPAEINQSLQSYMKLSIGNVAWPIGVTQIGIHQRSAHSRLNDRTNVANIMIDERTRLWITSLKRLITFREWQMKN, encoded by the coding sequence AtgaattttgatattgGCAGTTTTTTACAGAAAGAGATACAAAAAAAGCAGGCTGAGATAAACAATTCCAACCATACTGGCGATGAGGTTAAAGTGGACACCTCCACTGCGACAAATAAGTCATCAAAACAAGAATCTATAATCGAGGGGAAGCCAACCGAATACAAAGACGAGCTTACATTAATAAACGCTGAAACTAGAATTGCTTCTCTAGAGAAGATTGAACGCCTAGAGACTCGTTCCAAAAGAGTAAAAGAGATCATAGAAAATGAATCCAAAGATAGCGATTGTAATATTAGTATAGAGGATATATTGGACGGATCATGTTCTGATTTACCGACGTTAGCAAGGAAAAGCAACATATACATTCATAAGTTGTTAACAGAATGGATGGATAGTGAGTATGACCCTGAGTTGTTATTGGagacaaagaaaaatatatttccatTATTGGTTACTCTTCGAAAGTATGACATGAACTCTAAAATGGATGAGAATATGTTACTTTCGATTACCACAATTCTTTACCATTTGCAGCAACCTGCCGAGATCAACCAAAGTTTACAGTCATACATGAAACTAAGTATCGGTAACGTTGCATGGCCAATCGGTGTGACACAAATTGGTATACATCAACGTAGTGCTCATTCCAGATTAAATGATAGAACAAATGTTGCAAATATTATGATTGATGAAAGGACAAGACTTTGGATCACTAGTCTCAAGAGACTGATAACATTCCGAGAGTGGcaaatgaagaattaa
- the TFG2 gene encoding transcription factor IIF subunit TFG2 (similar to Saccharomyces cerevisiae TFG2 (YGR005C); ancestral locus Anc_4.142), translating to MSDVASSAPALSASNAAPADNSNNINNDDYLSQEEEVFDGNDIENNETKVYEESLDLDLSRSKRQVWLVRLPMFLAEKWRDRTNLHGQDLGKIKINQNGSKIKLILNENDDDSIPHEYDIELTKKIVENEFIFTEQNLKKYQQHQRELEADPEKQRQAYLKKQEREEELKKKQQQIKRRNNRRKFNHRVMTDRDGRDRYIPYVKTIPKKTSITGTVCHECQVMPSMNDPNYHKIVEQRRNIVKRNNKETITTLDETVGVTMSHTGMSMKSDSSNFLKVGREKAKQNVKSIRMPKKEILDYLFKLFDEYDYWSLKGLKERTRQPEAHLKECLDKVATLVKKGPYAFKYTLRPEYKKLKEEERKATLGELADDQTNESSEFMDVDGAEGQQEGEEEEEIEMEDIV from the coding sequence ATGTCAGATGTTGCCTCAAGTGCTCCAGCTTTATCTGCTTCTAATGCAGCTCCTGCTGATAATTCAAACAATATCAACAATGATGACTACTTATCccaagaagaagaagttttTGATGGTAATGATATTGAGAACAACGAAACCAAGGTTTATGAAGAATCATTGGATTTGGATTTAAGTCGTAGTAAAAGGCAAGTTTGGTTAGTCCGTTTGCCAATGTTTTTGGCTGAGAAATGGAGAGATAGAACTAACTTGCATGGTCAAGATTTGggtaaaattaaaattaaccAAAATGGAAgtaaaatcaaattaatattaaatgaaaatgatgacGATTCTATTCCTCATGAATATGATATAGAATTGACCAAGAAGATTGTTGAGaatgaatttatatttacagaacagaatttgaaaaaatacCAACAGCATCAACGAGAATTAGAGGCTGATCCAGAAAAGCAAAGACAAGCTTACTTGAAGAAAcaagaaagagaagaagaattaaagaagaaacaacaGCAGATCAAGAGAAGAAACAATAGAAGGAAATTTAATCATAGAGTTATGACCGATAGAGATGGTAGAGATAGATATATCCCATATGTGAAGACTATTCCTAAGAAAACATCAATAACCGGCACAGTTTGCCACGAATGTCAAGTCATGCCATCTATGAATGATCCAAACTACCATAAGATTGTTGaacaaagaagaaacatAGTTAAGCGTAACAACAAAGAAACAATTACAACATTAGATGAAACTGTCGGTGTTACCATGAGCCATACAGGTATGTCCATGAAATCAGACAGTTCCAATTTCTTGAAAGTTGGTCGTGAAAAGGCTAAACAGAACGTTAAATCTATTCGTATGCCAAAGAAGGAGATATTGGACTACTTGTTCAAATTATTCGATGAATATGATTATTGGTCATTAAAAGGTTTGAAGGAAAGAACAAGACAACCGGAAGCACATTTAAAAGAATGTTTAGACAAAGTTGCTACTCTTGTGAAAAAGGGTCCATATGCATTCAAATATACCTTAAGACCGGAATATAAGAAATTGaaggaagaagaaagaaaggCCACATTAGGTGAACTAGCAGACGACCAAACGAATGAGAGTTCAGAGTTCATGGATGTCGATGGAGCTGAAGGACAGCAAGAAggtgaagaagaagaagaaattgaaatggAAGACATCGTTTAA
- the RPL38 gene encoding 60S ribosomal protein eL38 (similar to Saccharomyces cerevisiae RPL38 (YLR325C); ancestral locus Anc_4.141) — protein MAREITDIKEFLELTRRSDVKTATVKINKKLNKNGKPFRQTKFKVRGTKNLYTLVINDAGKAKKLIQSLPPTLKVNKL, from the coding sequence ATGGCCAGAGAAATTACTGATATTAAGGAATTCTTAGAATTAACCAGAAGATCTGATGTTAAGACCGCTACTGTTAAGATCAACAAGAAATTGAACAAGAACGGTAAGCCATTCAGACAAACTAAGTTCAAGGTCAGAGGTACCAAAAACTTATACACTTTGGTTATCAACGATGCTGGTAAGGCCAAGAAGTTAATTCAATCTCTACCACCAACTTTAAAGGTtaacaaattataa